The proteins below are encoded in one region of Indicator indicator isolate 239-I01 chromosome 34, UM_Iind_1.1, whole genome shotgun sequence:
- the LOC128977911 gene encoding transmembrane protein 45B-like, translated as MGTLGWPEVQQASLMTTSFLGSALRGTFFFIFGLWWSVKYPLRYLRRKTNGESQLSYGVQRVEVFEGAVKAFFALTGILVEQFVPTGPHLQLYSPKTRSWTDLTHWHYTTMYLFFLLSGMVDIISHSPLKLPLGLDRLSLAVALLIEGLLFCFHDNTDAALDHHVHSLLTMAIFAGALCVLLEVFLRDHIILEIFRTSSFLLQGSWLWQIGFVLSPPWGGEGWDQTDHSNFTLLTMCFCWHYVGALAVLAANAAASRCCNESCQLKFGDIDVELDCGMCIRKGIKSSDSTLLPESPSDDK; from the exons GTCCAGCAAGCCAGCCTGATGACAACAAGTTTCCTTGGCAGTGCCCTCCGGGGCACCTTCTTCTTCATTTTTGGTCTCTGGTGGTCTGTGAAATACCCTCTGAGGTATCTCAGGAGGAAAACCAATGGTGAGAGCCAGCTGAGCTATGGGGTCCAGCGTGTGGAAGTCTTTGAAGGGGCAGTCAAAGCTTTCTTTGCTCTGACAG GGATACTGGTGGAGCAGTTTGTTCCCACTGGTCCTCACCTGCAGCTGTACAGCCCCAAGACACGCAGCTGGACAGACCTCACCCACTGGCACTACACCACCATGtacctcttcttcctcctctctggcATGGTGGACATCATCTCACACTCCCCACTCAAGCTGCCCCTTGGCTTAGACCGACTGTCGCTGGCCGTGGCTCTGCTCATCGAAG GTTtgctcttctgtttccatgaCAACACTGATGCTGCACTGGATCACCATGTCCATTCCCTGCTGACCATGGCCATCTTTGCTGGAGCCCTCTGTGTCCTACTGGAGGTGTTCCTCCGAGACCACATCATCCTGGAGATCTTCAGGACCagctcctttcttctccagggctctTGGCTTTGGCAG ATTGGGTTTGTGCTGTCCCCTccatggggaggagaaggctgggaTCAGACTGACCACAGCAACTTCACATTGCTGACcatgtgcttctgctggcactaCGTGGGTGCTCTCGCCGTGCTGGCAGCCAACGCTGCTGCATCTCGCTG ctgcaatgAGTCCTGCCAGCTGAAGTTTGGGGACATCGACGTGGAGCTGGACTGCGGCATGTGCATCCGCAAAGGCATCAAGAGCTCCGacagcaccctgctgccagagagcCCCTCAGATGACAAATGA